The Capsicum annuum cultivar UCD-10X-F1 chromosome 1, UCD10Xv1.1, whole genome shotgun sequence sequence GTAACTACGATCGAGAGATTTGTGAAATATCATGTGACTGAACAAGAGAGAACATTGAACTGGAGATACCCTGCATGTTCACTTGCTGCAAAGAAACATATAGCTTCCACCGTCAGCATTTTGGATGTAAAGGATGTGGTAAAAATCTGCTTGTCTACCGTTTAATCCTTCAAGTATTTGATAAGAATATTAACGCTCTATCTGTGTGATCATGTGTTAGTCCATCTCAAAGCTGATGGAATCGAGTAGCCATAATCAAATCATGGGATATGTTTGTTATCTCGACAACCATTGCATTTTACTTTGCTTACTGTCAAATGGTATTAACTATTCAGCTTCTTTTTCAGCTTATATGAACTAAGACACATAATTTATTTGGGCACCCGTTATCCGTGCCACAATTATACTTGCAGATGATGTATACTGCATTTCTTCATTCATGTTGTCGTCCATTGTCTTCAAGCTGCATTTTCACTGTCCCATGCATTGAAATAAATTTGCTCAGCAGAATCATAAGATGCTTGAGTCGGCCCACCACACATAGCAAGTTTAGATCTCTCACCGCGCGTCTCGTCATTGGGACGAATCTCTGACATGGCCTATCGAGTCTTAGTTTATTGGTATCGATTTTGCATTGCTGATAACAAAATGGATGCTTAGATTCTTTACTCCTCGCAGAATCTCGAATTGTAAGAAACCAATCTTCTTTGACAGGGAATTTCAAATTTTTCGAAGCCTGCAAGGTCTCTCTTTTTGGAAATTCAGAAGATTGACAGTCACTATTATCCCGAGGTATGCTAGATGATGCAAGTCTTTACTTTCACCTCTCGAAATACCAATTCTTTCAGTCATTTTTCTCCTAAGATTAGTCAAATAGATGTTCTTCGCGCTGGTTTCATAATCGTGTACCTTTAATTCCGTATCATCCATTTGTACTTTTGCAGACGTTGCATCGCCTTTTTATCATTAATGCTGGATCTGGATTTAAGGCCCTGTGGAAAGCAATCAAGACATTTCTTGATCAACGCACCTTAGCAAAGATTCAAGTACTTTCTTTTCCTTCCCCGCCACCCTCCCTCTTGTTTCTCGATTAACCTAGGCCAACTAAGGAAGGAAATCAAACTTTATACACACCTCACAATTACAGGTGCTCGGGAGTAACTACACGAAGACCTTACTTGAAGTTATTGATCCAAGGTAAAATTATGCAACTCAACATTTTTCCAATTTATATTTAGCACCTGAATGGATGCTGTTAACACATGTCCGAGGTTGCTGTAGGATTTCGCTTATTCTGATGCATGAAATTGCTAGTGCAGTAATCTTCCAACTTTCCTTGGTGGTGACTGCACATGTTCCGACTATGGAGGTTGCCTCTTTAGCGACAAAGGACCGTGGAATGACCCTTCAGTTACAACTATACTTCAGGTTTTAACCTATTGATTAAAATTTAATGTGTATATACTGCTAGTCAGAGATTTATGTTTCGTATATCATGGTATGTCTGAAAATGTGAGGAAGATTTCACATTTTTTTCTAGGCAATGCTTGAAGCCGAAGAGGAGAATGATGACGATGAAGCAAAGAGTTCTGCTACAAAAGATTCCTTTGGTGCTGTAACTGTAAGCAAATTTAGTTTCAGAAAACATCAATAAGTAGAGGACATCCAAGATAACTTAGTTACCAATTTGTTAGGCCAATCCACAATGACACAATGTTTCAATTTGTTAGTTTGgttttgacttgacacggagtttaagtaaagaaacttttaaatcttattcTCTTAAACTAAACATATgtagaatgtaccaaaatgtccctTAATCTTGGTCGTAAACATGTCAGGTGGATAGTTAGAAGCAGAGAaatgccaaaaaaggaaagggacaTTCTTTCTGAAACGGACACCGGATAAGTTTAGCTTAATAGAGCTAGCATAAGTGGCATGTGAAATGATATTAGCCTTCCAAATCCCTCAGGAAATCCCACAATCGTTTAGCCGATATGGTTTCTTTTCTCCTGTAATTTACAACGAACACTGAAGAAGAGTTCCGTTTATTATTTTCCTGATAACGGTTGTGACAAAATATTACGAAATAGCTATAAGAGTCGAGAGTCTGATCTCGAGCTTTGTAAATGCAGCCGGATAATGTATCCATTAAGGATGTCTATGATGCTACTCCATCAAGAGATGACATTTTTGGACAGCCATTTCTACAGAAAATCCTCACACTTCAAACTGTTGTCAATGACACAAAATCAGTAAGTTCTTTTTCTCCAGGAATTCTTCACCAGCTCCTGGTTCTTCCTCTATACTAAAGCAAATCGATACGATGTTTATGGCACAGAAAATCCAGGCATTGGAAGCTGTTCTTAAGGACACGAAATCGGTtagtatgaaaaaaaaatttgtactAGTAACTGTTGCCGGAAACAAAAACTAGATGATCAATGTTTTTTTTGGTTCTTCTTAGGTGATAGAAGGACTTGGACAACCAATGGAAGAGGTGAAAAAACAGATAATAGTATCAAAGATAAGAGCTTGAGTTACCAAATGAAGAGTTCCaatctttttattcctttttgtttttgaaatttcttgGTGCTGTCAATTGACTTTAAATAAAACGAGTAATTATACTTAATAAGGAAGTCTATTTACAGACAAAATTCAAAGTAAAAGAATCAGTTCTGTTTAAAGTTTGGTTGTGTGTTTCTCAACCGCCCCAGGCGAGGGccgaccacaagggtctattgtatgcagccttGTATTGTATTTCTGCCAGAAGCTATTGCcaaggcttgaactcgtgacctcctgatcacgtGACAATAACTTTACCAGCTCTTCAACACCTTCACAGATGGAAGACTTGAAAAAAGGTCGACAGATTTAAAAGTGATGTTCACATCAAGACATATCAACTTATTATAATTATAAGTGATTCAATGagatgaaaatgaaaattttcCCTTCCTAAGCTTAATGGGGAAGGCAATAGAGGAGGAAATGTTACTTTTTTGTCACTATTCTTTTTCCTATTTGTCACTTTATTAGAagtattggagaagagtgattaGACAATATATGACACACCTACAACTTACCGCATGGACATGATTTTAGATTGAAGGAAATAGAGATCAAGGATTAAAGTGAACGCTCAATGTTGTCGAGGTCCCCTTAAATTTAAGGGAGATAAATGGGTTGTGTCAACCATGAATTAGACTAGACCGAACCAATTCCTGCTCATACCGGACTAGCCCACATTAAGGGGTTGGGTTGGGCTGGACCCGCAAGGTCTTAGCTGGACTGTTGGTGGCCGAAATTGGTCCTACCCGATAATGTTGCATCACTCCTAGATTAGTTACATGACCCTGATCTGCATGACTTGGTTCAACAACCAATTTtttcttataagtaataaatactttaaaaaatctaattttaattattttttaaaaaatattactccGTTTATTTAAAATTGTTCGtcctattttgacttgacatagaATTTTAGAATgtaagaagacttttgaatcattgttatcttaaattaaatacatgtcaaatgtatcaaaatattttttaatcttgtgatcttatACATATCATgtggaaaaattaaattaaagaattatcAAAGACTAAAacaaaaagttggaaaaataaattgaaacaaaaaaatattttaagtaaaACTAGTCAAGTCCAATAAAACCTGGCCCTGCAAGAGCCTAACCATACCCGAATAAACTCATTACGGTTGGAACCAGAAATCTATTATAACATCtcaaatatatttcataaaaCAACTAGTAAAATAAAGGATCGTCTATTACACATTGGCTAACATGATTAATAGACAATCTAAGAAGCAATCATTTTTGTTCAACGATGCTTCATAGttacaattattttaatatatagaaATTAGAGCACTTCACATAATCTAATTGAAAGAACTCTTTTGCTTCATTTGTTTATAAATAGTTGCAtgcaaaatcacaaaataaacatAATTAGAAAGATAAGTACATGATTTTCGTGATAGAATTAAAcacattaaatttaaattttaaatctatgGCGAGAGAAACTTACAAGGATCATCTGTTATTATTAACATTTACCAGATTTTTTGTATAAGCGATTAAGAAATATAGGAAGCATGACTTGTAATTGTAGGAGGAAAAACAAGCAAGGTTTTCCAGGTTGTATGTTTCACATGCTTAGCCTGATAATGCTATATCAGCTGCCCAAGGATCTGCCACACACCAATCCTTCACATCATCATTTCCCTGTATGACAAAATACAGTATTAAATTACTCTCAATAACAAATACTAATACAAATCAAAATAGTCTCTTATGTTGAGatgtatataaaataatttatgatatattttagtccttaatttaattttgttaaaaataaattattttggtatttgctgaatattttcaaatttcaaccGGTATACTTAACAACATTATAGATGACCAATCAAATAGAAACACCAAGAAAGTTTGAAGGTTTGGGCCGAAAAAATCTACATCATACACCAAAAATAGACGTAAATAGTAAAAATTGCATCTCCAAATATCAGTttccataattaattttttttcttcacaatttTCATAAAATCTAACAATTAAAGTTTATTAAATATCtgacaaaaactaaaaaagacaCAATTTTTTTGTACAaacttaaaaaatttgaattatttagaaatatcaaaattatttaaaaatatggtTAAAGAATTATAATAAGTTCATACTAACATGACAAAAACTTATGAAGAGTAATAACACGAGGAAGCACGGGAATGCATTTAGCTTTTCCATTGGTTTTTACTTATGTCGATAAATGAAAGGCTTTTGCTTATGTCTAGAAATGAAAAGTTTTGTCAGTTAAATAGTATGATTCATATGTTTGAATCAAATATTAATTGAGtaatactattaattattttttccctGCTATAGTTTTATGGAAAAACTATTTTAATGTTGCTTAAGTTGATTTTAAAACAATTTGCTTCCTTGAGGAGAAATTAAAATCAAGATATGTTTCCATTATTCTTTTAGGAAGTCACTAACCTCAATTTGAAACTAGACattatgcattagttttaaagGTCAAACTTTTCGTGCAACTTTAAACTTTCAAGTGTAGTAATTTTTACTTTTCTATAGTTGGCATATTCCGTAAAAAATAAGGTGATATTTCACTAATTTCTTGGTAcacttttacttttttcattattctaaaaataaatttttgtttttactcATCACTTGTAatatatcaagaaaagataattattttttcatgtttaccTTTACTATTAATTATTATTCTCCAAATCATTATTCAATGCTTAATACTCCTTTCGTTCCTTTTTGTTTggcatatatattttatttttcgaGAGTTAGTTTGGCTAATTttcaaagttaaattaaattagattaattcaatattttaaaattaaaatttagatatcaAAAAAGATATGAAAAGTACTATCAATtgcattttctctctctttaaaatgatttaaaaatgcGTCTTAAAATGTTGATCAATTTTGCTTTGTTTGACACTACAGAAGGAAACTATGCCCACTAAAAAGGAGAAGACGGAGTACTAAACATCAATTTaatagggtaatatagtaaaatagtcatgctaatcattatttttttaatgtgtgTGTCAAGTtcaaatgtgacaagtaaaaatgaacgaagagaatatatcactcctaattattTACGTCATGATCACTCATTGAAAAATGAAGTAGAACTAATTAGTACTTAATAAGTGCTACAAGTCAAATGGGCGTCAACGCTTTTGA is a genomic window containing:
- the LOC107852834 gene encoding phosphatidylinositol/phosphatidylcholine transfer protein SFH11, with the protein product MYTPKETFKEILISAGLRGSERSSSSKEEQQSTKQKGKILHPPIETFWQLPPTKDQHKKFTKSRTVKIMSLPFKKGVRKSKSLQTILVGSHDPKDEQIVDSFRQLLFLEGQLLEKNSDYHTLLRFLRMRDYDLTKAKNMYLNYLKWREEFNVDELSKELNFEEFNEVKKCYPHGFHGVDRYGRPIYIERIGRVNLDRLFEVTTIERFVKYHVTEQERTLNWRYPACSLAAKKHIASTVSILDVKDVGISNFSKPARSLFLEIQKIDSHYYPETLHRLFIINAGSGFKALWKAIKTFLDQRTLAKIQVLGSNYTKTLLEVIDPSNLPTFLGGDCTCSDYGGCLFSDKGPWNDPSVTTILQAMLEAEEENDDDEAKSSATKDSFGAVTPDNVSIKDVYDATPSRDDIFGQPFLQKILTLQTVVNDTKSKIQALEAVLKDTKSVIEGLGQPMEEVKKQIIVSKIRA